The DNA region TTTGTGGAtccgttttgttttgtttcttccGCTATTCATCTTTTCTGTCGGTTTTTTAGATAGTTTTTGCATTTTGTTCTGGGATGTTCATCTGGAAATTGCTTATTTGATTCTGGGTTTGATTTGCTTTTCACATTCTTAATCcgttttctattctttttttttttctttttttattatctctGATTGATTTTGGCTTTGAGTAGAGAATATTCTTGTGGGTAGGTCTTATTTATGGttttttcctcttcattttatgctttacattttttttcccatgttATACGTCCTTTTCCATAACTGATGGTGATAGATAGCTTATTGTATATATAGTGATCTTTATTGGGTGTTTTGTGggagatttttattttggtcttttCTCGATTCTTTCTCATTTGTAGAGGGTTTTGGTTATTTAGTGGATTATAGAATAAGAAGAGTTCGTATGAAAATAACTTATTTCTGGCTTTCGTTTCATTTTACATTTCTATGTTGGATGTGGTCTTTGATGATGAATGAATTTgatgtaattttgttttataatgagTGGTAAATCTTGTTTTGATGTTGCTCCTGGCATCTAAATAGCTTTTGACTCATGTTATCTTGACGTGTTTGTTGTTAGTGCCCAGTTAGGTTCGAGTATTAATATTTGGTAGATCCGTGGATCTGTGGGTGGCTTAGGGAAGATGAATGACTCCATTGGGTTTTACTTTGTACCTGAAATGAGTCTATTTTGTCTCCAACAGCAAAGGGGTTTAATAGATATAAGGGCATCGAAGTTCAAAAAAAGGCATGATATATGTTTTGTGTTATATCTACGAGCTCAGGTCTCATAGATTTTGATTACAAATATTATGTGAGGTCAGAGATCAGAATACTAGTGAAAGAGTGAAATAAGATGTGAGGGAGATAGATTTGTCTGATCCTGGTGCCTGTGAACCACTATAGATATGTAATTACTCTTGCTTATGCTAGTGTGATTTTCTTTGTATCTGCAAAACATGTGATCCACTTCTTTAACCATGCACCTCATTCTGCCGATGCATTAGTAGCCTTTAGCGCTTTAGAGCACCTTGGGACTTTACCcatctcttctccctttctctcCATCTTGTCTTAGGTTAGTTAAGAGTCTTCTCCAAAGCAGCGGCAATGACCATGTGCCAGAGGACTGAGGAGAtcatcttttaaaataaaaattaaaaaaaaaaaaaaaaaaaatggtataacCCATTAAAATTATCAATTCCACCTAGGAGGGATGACATGTAGGGcttagaattaaaaataatagcTGGAATGTAATTATTCTTTTCTCCTAGGGTAAGTGTGGTGCAACATCTGTATATGCTATCAATATTGACTGGGTTTTTGGTCAAAATATGGTTTGGTTGCCCCCATAGAACTCAAAAGGGCTTTGGGATTTTGATTTGGGGTCCCCGTATTTGCTGACCTCTAAACCCATGAAGTGCTATAACCACAAAATGAGGGATAACATATTTTTGAAAGTGGACGATAGCTTGATTGCCGAGAAACTGTTGGCGTTCAGTACCCTGCTTGTCTCTTCTGGCGCGGTGACAGGCTTGGTCCAATCCCAAAAGTGGCCAATTCTATCCATCTTCGGAGTTGGTGGATAGTGAAGAGCAAGACGAAGATTTATGGGGTGGGGAAGGCGGAGATTTTCCTTACCCCTTAGGTGATTTCCCCCTGCCACCTGTTTGGACTGGCCTTTGATGGGGAATCCGTGTGAAGGGATCGATGTCACCTTAGAGGCTACCCCTCGGAAGGTAAAGGGTAGAAGGGAGCTTCTGAACCTAGAATGCCTCATCAACTATGATGTTAAGTGAACATCCTCTAGGCGGGGGAAAGGCAAGACTCACGCTTTCTAGTGTTGAGTGCCTCGGGGGGTTTAGGCTTtgttgttttgtgggttttgggtttgaggGCTTGTCGGGTGTGTGGATTTGTGGGTGTTCTTGCTGTATCATTTAGGTTTCTTCTGCTCATTTAGAGCCTCTTGTGTATACTGCCTGTGTATTTAGGGGTGTcttacgctttttaataaaaaatacattacttataaagaaaaatagaactCAAAAAGGCAATACTATTTTAGGTTAGTATGCTGTCACTCAAGTATGAAGCTTGAGCTGTTAACACTTCAAATTGTATCAAAGTGGAAACTAGTGAACTTATTTGCCCTGTGATACCACTGGACTTTACTGTTTGCCTTCATTCTGCTGGTTGAAGTAGGAGAATAAGGAAATAACTTTTGTGTCTGGATGGCTGCTCCTTTCTGTTCTGGTCAATACATTTGGATTGTCTACTTTCCAATCCATGATTGGTTCTTTTGTGGAATTCTCTGACACTGTTCATGGAACTTTGGGAATTCTTGGCATTGGCTGACATGTTGGTCTTTGTCTCACCTCTCAACGCTAATATGTTTCTGGTATTGATCTCCTCAGGCAGTTTTTATATACTTGTGACACTCAAATAACAGAGCAATCTTAGAATTCTTAGCTAGGGAGGTGGAAGTGAAAATTACCTTTTGGATTCCAATGGTGATTTTCGCTGTCACGATAGGGAGTGTGGAGTTGGGAATGCATGTAGCTTTGTTCTAGCATATAATATGCcctctttccttctttctgccCCGTGATATGATAATATTTCCTGTTCTGGTCTTTGTTAATGTTCACTTAGCTAGTGAAATTTTTCCCCTGAACGTTAGTAGTGATTGGTTGTTAGGTATTGAATCTCCAGAAGGCAGGAATGTGCTAATACGATATTTGTTCTGTTATGATTGCTCCATGGTGTTTGTACTGCAAACTAGTTTGCTGTGAAATGTTTGATTTACTTCTTTCGTTCAGCTGAAAACTGCTAGGGAAGCAGTAAACTTTGGTCTCACAGGAAGTGTTATTGGAGCAGTGTCTACTGCAGGTGTTGCCTGGAAGTATTCAAGGAGCGTACATGGTAACTCTTCTGACGACTAAAGAATAATTTGCTTGTCTCTtcaattttctcatatttttcttcttttgaagtTCAACCATGTAAGCTTTTGCTTTtgccttttttcctttctttctttttttggggggcgACAGTAAATCATCTCTTTTTTGAGAGTGTCCCCCGGGAGTGCAAGTAGTATTTCTCTTGCAAAAATGCTTGTATGAAGCAAATAAACTTGGGTAAAATATGAGTTTCTGTGGATGTTGCTAACTGGTGCTTATGGACATAAGGGGATTTGTGTTGTCATCTGCTGAGGTTTTAAGGTTGTTATATTTTGGCAGGTGCTGGGCTGTCCTTTCTAGCAGGAGGTATGTTTGGTTGGACATTTGGACATGAAGTTGCAAACCACTGGCTGCAACTTTACAGGTTGGACACCTTGGCTGCGCAGGCCAAGTTTATGGAGTGGTGGCAAAACAAGAGTGTGGGTAGGTCGTAACTCAACAATACATGCCACAATGGAGGCTGCAGCTTCAACTTTGTTTCTATTTCTACAATAAGAATCCATCCAAgttcctttttctctttaatgCGTTGAACTTTGATGCTGCTGTTCTTCACGATTGTAATGATCTTTTGTTGAACGGAAATGGTGAGCTCATTAGCAAACAAGAGTGCTATGAAAAGATGCCAAGTGCTAATTCCTTCTTGTAGTTTGTTTGACCTTGTagtaacaaataaatttttgtgatTTCAAAGTGAACTTTTAAATTTCTGTGGTGTATATATATGCTTGTATAACAAAATAATTCATTCATCCTTGTAAATTTCGGCCACTTTTTGGATGgttcttataaatttataaatttgttctcaaataaaaataaaaataaaattaggatgGGGTGGT from Corylus avellana chromosome ca10, CavTom2PMs-1.0 includes:
- the LOC132164656 gene encoding succinate dehydrogenase subunit 6, mitochondrial produces the protein MGESSEASQQSFLRKHWEGYKEFWTERFSFLDNYTRFIDKRLPSWSASDVEEFIASDPVHGPTLKTAREAVNFGLTGSVIGAVSTAGVAWKYSRSVHGAGLSFLAGGMFGWTFGHEVANHWLQLYRLDTLAAQAKFMEWWQNKSVGRS